One Frankia alni ACN14a DNA window includes the following coding sequences:
- a CDS encoding type III pantothenate kinase codes for MLLAIDVGNTNTVVGVFDGDDLADSWRVRTDPHATADELVLLYRGLLGEHRITGVSICSTVPAALRELRRMVVRAFRDLPVVIVEPGTRTGVPILIDNPKEAGADRIMNTLAAHHLYGGPAIVVDFGTSTNLDVVSARGEFIGGVLAPGIEIALDALASRAAQLRKVELTPPRSVIGKSTVEALQSGMIYGVAGQVDGLVRRIRAELGAHATAIATGGLASLVVKESETLDRHEPHLTLIGLRLVFEKNI; via the coding sequence ATGCTGCTCGCCATCGACGTCGGCAACACCAACACCGTCGTCGGGGTCTTCGACGGTGACGACCTCGCCGACTCCTGGCGGGTCCGTACCGATCCGCACGCCACCGCCGACGAGCTCGTGCTGCTCTACCGCGGGCTGCTCGGCGAGCATCGGATCACGGGCGTGTCGATCTGCTCGACGGTCCCCGCGGCGCTGCGGGAGCTGCGCCGGATGGTGGTTCGTGCCTTCCGCGACCTCCCGGTCGTCATCGTCGAACCGGGTACCCGGACGGGGGTGCCGATCCTGATCGACAACCCCAAGGAGGCCGGCGCGGACCGGATCATGAACACGCTCGCCGCACACCACCTCTACGGCGGGCCGGCGATCGTCGTCGACTTCGGAACCTCGACGAACCTGGATGTGGTCTCGGCGCGGGGCGAGTTCATCGGCGGGGTGCTCGCGCCCGGCATCGAGATCGCCCTGGACGCGCTGGCGTCCCGGGCGGCGCAGTTGCGCAAGGTCGAGCTCACCCCACCGCGATCGGTGATCGGCAAGAGCACCGTCGAGGCGCTGCAGTCCGGGATGATCTACGGGGTCGCCGGCCAGGTGGACGGGCTGGTCCGGCGCATCCGTGCCGAGCTCGGCGCGCACGCGACCGCGATCGCCACCGGCGGGCTCGCCTCGCTCGTCGTCAAGGAGAGTGAGACGCTCGACCGGCACGAGCCGCATCTCACCCTCATCGGTCTTCGCCTGGTCTTCGAGAAGAACATCTGA
- a CDS encoding SGNH/GDSL hydrolase family protein — MRDRSSEAWAGGRRGRAGRLARPFLLTLSTVFLYTAVTASSGWNTPASAAARPRTLAVLGDSYSSGEGNPPFDVLTPRCRRSNQAWPRTLATMEPPTTVALFAACAGATTDALNESYKGELPQLTQLRRLRTAPDIVTITIGGNDAGFSDVILSCFTWKCFWDGKDKRERDLITRELPDVLSANYAALKAAAPQSRILVVGYPDIFPSSQRKNNCKWLSNTERRQLTNLNSQLNRVIRRAAADADVEYVATDRALRGHEICTRDSWVAPIGLLPPARDLSAHPTARGQQAIATAVDRYLAADRR, encoded by the coding sequence ATGCGGGACCGATCCTCGGAGGCCTGGGCGGGTGGCAGGCGCGGTCGGGCCGGGCGCCTGGCCCGGCCCTTCCTCCTCACGCTGTCGACGGTATTTCTGTATACCGCCGTGACGGCGTCGTCCGGGTGGAACACTCCGGCGTCCGCGGCGGCCCGGCCCCGCACCCTGGCGGTGCTGGGCGACTCCTACTCCTCCGGCGAGGGCAATCCGCCCTTCGACGTGCTCACACCCCGCTGTCGGCGGAGCAACCAGGCGTGGCCGCGCACGCTCGCCACCATGGAACCGCCGACCACCGTCGCGCTCTTCGCCGCGTGCGCCGGGGCGACCACCGACGCCCTCAACGAATCGTACAAGGGCGAACTGCCACAGCTCACCCAACTGCGGCGGCTGCGCACCGCCCCGGATATCGTCACCATCACCATCGGCGGTAACGACGCCGGTTTCAGCGACGTAATCCTGAGCTGCTTCACCTGGAAGTGTTTCTGGGATGGCAAGGACAAGCGCGAGCGAGATCTCATCACCAGGGAGCTCCCGGACGTCCTGAGCGCGAACTATGCCGCACTGAAGGCGGCTGCGCCGCAGTCCAGGATTCTCGTCGTCGGATATCCCGACATCTTCCCGAGCAGCCAGCGGAAGAACAACTGCAAATGGTTGAGCAACACCGAACGGCGGCAGCTCACCAACCTGAACAGCCAGTTGAACCGGGTGATCCGACGGGCGGCGGCCGACGCGGACGTGGAGTACGTCGCGACCGACCGGGCGCTGCGCGGCCACGAGATCTGCACCAGGGACTCCTGGGTGGCCCCGATCGGCCTGCTGCCGCCGGCCCGCGACCTCAGCGCGCACCCGACGGCCCGCGGCCAGCAGGCCATCGCCACAGCGGTCGACCGCTACCTCGCCGCCGACCGCCGCTGA
- a CDS encoding L-aspartate oxidase: protein MIMLPCRLGAPRPGWSRAADIVVIGSGIAGLTAVLHLRRELPAARVLLVTKAHLDAGSTRWAQGGIAAALAAEDSPADHLADTLVAGVGLCDPDAAQVLVDEGPARVRELAELGARFDRADDGSFALTREGGHLRNRIVHAGGDATGLEVERALITAVRADPAVEVIENALVLDLLRDADGRTAGATLHVLGEGSRDGVGAVTAPAVVLATGGMGQIFASTTNPGVSTGDGVALALRAGAVVADLEFVQFHPTALWLPPADSARVGAQPGGQQPLVSEAMRGEGAVLVDASGQRVMAGAHPLADLAPRDVVAKQMSRVMAAQGVEHLYLDARGLGAATIERRFPSITARCRSVGVDPVTMPIPVAPAAHYASGGVRTDLWGRTTVPGLYACGEVACTGVHGANRLASNSLLEGLVFAARIAQDIAGAARAGRRRDPVPAAPVVGRGSGLTDPAERAELTRAMTDGAGVLRSADSLRATAKVLAGLGDLRVSGATVTAGPPAWEMTNLRTVATALVAAAATRTETRGSHWREDFGDRDDAHWLGRILTRLDPEGELIIDVEPMRPAP from the coding sequence GTGATCATGCTGCCGTGCCGACTCGGCGCGCCGCGCCCAGGGTGGAGCCGCGCCGCGGACATCGTCGTCATCGGATCGGGGATCGCCGGGCTCACCGCGGTCCTGCACCTGCGCCGGGAGCTGCCCGCGGCCCGGGTCCTGCTGGTCACGAAGGCGCATCTCGACGCCGGCTCCACCCGGTGGGCGCAGGGCGGGATCGCCGCGGCGCTCGCCGCCGAGGACTCCCCCGCCGACCATCTCGCCGACACCCTCGTCGCCGGCGTCGGCCTGTGCGACCCGGACGCCGCGCAGGTGCTGGTCGACGAGGGGCCGGCCCGGGTGCGGGAACTCGCCGAGCTCGGCGCGCGCTTCGACCGGGCCGACGACGGCTCGTTCGCCCTCACCCGCGAGGGCGGCCACCTGCGCAACCGGATCGTCCACGCCGGCGGCGACGCCACCGGGCTGGAGGTCGAGCGGGCCCTGATCACCGCGGTGCGGGCCGACCCGGCGGTCGAGGTGATCGAGAACGCCCTCGTCCTTGACCTGTTGCGGGATGCCGACGGTCGGACTGCGGGCGCGACCCTGCACGTGCTCGGCGAGGGCAGCCGGGACGGCGTCGGGGCGGTCACCGCGCCCGCGGTCGTGCTCGCGACCGGCGGGATGGGGCAGATCTTCGCCTCGACCACCAATCCGGGCGTCTCCACCGGCGATGGCGTGGCGCTGGCGCTGCGGGCCGGCGCCGTCGTCGCCGACCTGGAGTTCGTCCAGTTCCACCCGACCGCGCTGTGGCTGCCGCCGGCGGACTCGGCCCGGGTGGGCGCCCAGCCCGGCGGCCAACAGCCGCTGGTCAGCGAGGCGATGCGCGGCGAGGGTGCCGTCCTCGTCGACGCCTCCGGGCAGCGGGTGATGGCCGGCGCCCACCCGCTCGCCGACCTCGCTCCCCGCGACGTCGTCGCCAAGCAGATGTCGCGGGTGATGGCCGCACAGGGGGTCGAGCACCTGTACCTCGACGCCCGGGGGCTCGGGGCGGCGACGATCGAGCGGCGCTTCCCGTCGATCACCGCGCGCTGCCGCTCCGTCGGCGTGGACCCGGTGACGATGCCGATCCCGGTCGCGCCGGCCGCCCACTACGCCTCCGGCGGGGTGCGCACCGACCTGTGGGGCCGCACGACCGTGCCCGGCCTGTACGCCTGCGGGGAGGTGGCCTGCACCGGCGTGCACGGGGCCAACCGGCTGGCGTCGAACAGCCTGCTGGAGGGCCTGGTCTTCGCCGCCCGCATCGCCCAGGACATCGCGGGCGCCGCGCGCGCGGGCCGGCGCCGGGACCCGGTGCCCGCCGCCCCCGTCGTCGGCCGGGGCAGCGGGCTGACCGATCCGGCCGAGCGTGCCGAGCTGACCCGGGCGATGACCGACGGCGCCGGGGTGCTGCGCAGCGCCGACAGCCTGCGGGCGACGGCGAAGGTCCTCGCCGGCCTCGGGGACCTGCGGGTCAGCGGCGCGACCGTGACCGCCGGCCCGCCGGCCTGGGAGATGACCAACCTGCGCACCGTCGCGACCGCGTTGGTCGCCGCCGCCGCGACCCGCACGGAGACCCGGGGCTCGCACTGGCGGGAGGACTTCGGCGACCGCGACGACGCCCACTGGCTCGGCCGGATCCTGACCCGGCTCGACCCCGAGGGGGAACTGATCATCGATGTCGAACCCATGCGGCCGGCGCCGTGA
- the nadC gene encoding carboxylating nicotinate-nucleotide diphosphorylase, producing MSETDGHGWTDGHGWTDGHGWTDGHGWIEVHSGRLSPATRSALVAAGLDPEGVVTVIGRAVAEDLPSGEPDGPGGRAGAVDATSAATVDAALVGHGALVSRAAGTVAGLPVAAAVFESLLGRSVTVTLTAADGDAVSPGTTVARVNGPVRGLLTAERTALNLLCHLSGIATLTRSWVDAVAGTGAAIRDTRKTLPGLRALEKYAVRCGGGSNHRMSLTDAALIKDNHVVAAGGVAAAFAAVRDRFPGLPVEVECDTVDQVAEAVAAGADLILCDNMTPRDLRASVALARPAGVRLEASGGLSLRVAADVAATGVDYLAVGALTHSAPALDLGLDLDPGRPSGPDCAGPSSAGPTVEES from the coding sequence GTGAGCGAGACCGACGGGCACGGCTGGACCGACGGGCACGGCTGGACCGACGGGCACGGCTGGACCGACGGGCACGGCTGGATCGAGGTGCACAGCGGTCGGCTGTCCCCCGCCACCCGCAGCGCGCTGGTCGCGGCCGGCCTCGACCCCGAGGGCGTCGTCACGGTGATCGGCCGGGCCGTCGCCGAGGACCTGCCGAGCGGGGAGCCGGACGGGCCGGGCGGTCGCGCCGGCGCGGTCGACGCCACCTCCGCGGCGACCGTCGACGCCGCCCTTGTCGGGCACGGCGCCCTGGTCAGCCGCGCGGCGGGGACGGTCGCCGGGCTGCCGGTGGCCGCGGCCGTGTTCGAGAGCCTGCTCGGCCGGTCCGTGACCGTCACCCTGACCGCCGCCGACGGCGACGCCGTCTCCCCCGGCACGACGGTGGCCCGGGTCAACGGCCCGGTCCGCGGCCTGCTGACCGCCGAGCGCACCGCGCTGAACCTGCTGTGCCACCTGTCCGGGATCGCCACGCTGACCCGGTCCTGGGTCGACGCCGTCGCCGGGACGGGCGCGGCGATCCGCGACACCCGCAAGACGCTGCCCGGCCTGCGCGCCCTGGAGAAGTACGCCGTGCGCTGCGGCGGCGGCAGCAACCACCGGATGTCGCTGACCGACGCCGCCCTGATCAAGGACAACCACGTGGTCGCCGCCGGCGGGGTGGCGGCGGCCTTCGCCGCGGTGCGGGACCGGTTCCCGGGGCTGCCCGTCGAGGTCGAGTGCGACACCGTCGACCAGGTCGCCGAGGCGGTCGCCGCGGGGGCGGACCTCATCCTCTGCGACAACATGACGCCGCGGGACCTGCGGGCCTCGGTGGCCCTGGCCAGGCCGGCGGGGGTGCGCCTGGAGGCCAGCGGCGGGCTGAGCCTGCGGGTGGCCGCGGACGTCGCGGCCACCGGGGTGGACTATCTTGCGGTCGGCGCCCTGACCCACTCGGCGCCCGCTCTCGATCTCGGCCTCGATCTCGATCCCGGCCGGCCGTCGGGACCGGACTGCGCGGGCCCGAGCTCGGCGGGCCCGACCGTGGAGGAGTCCTGA